A DNA window from Onychostoma macrolepis isolate SWU-2019 chromosome 13, ASM1243209v1, whole genome shotgun sequence contains the following coding sequences:
- the znf318 gene encoding zinc finger protein 318 — protein sequence MYRGSRPHRGGYHPPPSRGFGSRPGPGHPPDPYRRPSPRRRYSPADEYRGGRPPRSYGRYSPSPPCGGLPVDHSLVITVGNELTHPGETPYVRDYAAGESQYNKPHYSPRKSSYDGHSDRGSRRRSVSRGRSRARSRSPGYGRSKSRPRSRSRSRSYSRGRSPERAKSRARSKSRTRGRSYSRSRSRSGSRSRRQSRARSRARSKSRPRSRSRERSRSRGRSRGRSRARSWSRSASRSGSRSSSGSSRSRRSSVNRRAKSGDFRVREEDFTELEKARRRKEIQDMLVQPAKSILKKRMDSSETDSPMLVQNSDSPRGNPDGGLSHEAEQLLCALSKTMDPDLLASMLGKSSDSGVLEELIGKIQPAREGGSDMLLPQEKGRQEKSDLTQFLGMIAEVTKPQNVKRSHPDIEDEEKFLYGDEEEEGNEVKPANSNFPGTSYPQTCEMQIREPYTFGHTGENVMSLSHRDSRQTDRHHPSATPEVHAKEGPNDFPPGVGPQDIKVRKEVEEYEKIQDLLKTIGLDLGVAEISKMAARTQARLHGNTPAKTPTRRHSDRKHRSRSRSYSSSSSRSSSRSRSSSRSRSRSRRSRSGSLDHTSSRSKKKTVSPEKTSPRLHSQNKKDAQPAIAQAESSWPTTPTVGPGTQAYPSQPSLPAHPMPPYPGPPPRGVMPPDYPPRGYDHYGNYVPYMPPGWPMYPPPGMPVPPPPSPMDPYSLPNIERPFLKVIKTVPNESKGDDLKAPPKSDPVASKAITSGIQRKEMEDKNTASQKQKVMEELEKLKKEKEVRHKRKENLLKDVETLRKQQGELLRKKRREKDGHKDPVLIDLGQLQEDAMAQISKLRAEQREADQKHEELVKVALILGIDYKDSKISGDHGQQPLQSKKESARSPEKSGAKTSTSYNKVASSKSRASPEKPKSPLPSSSHSLDTAAEQFEYYDAGNHWCKNCNVTSGSMFDYFMHLHSKTHRKTLDPYDRPWAKSESEKKPPAGKRTSKPAKGSEFLIPVRGFFCHLCEEFFGDPICAEAHVTCHAHNEKYKAKMYENPLYEQRRNLDRQAGLESQKSSEHKRKREDDEQDDMKKSKHGKGKMSSNEVETKPQYSKEEEYKNIKDSENKLKEKYKKEDIDKQKYKKEDDERAKIKKEEDERARYKKDDDERSRFRKEEEYTYRYRKEEGERSRYEEDRFRNRDDDDEHYRYREEDDRYRFRKDDDRGRYGREEEKPKYGREDDKKYKYTREVEEKKSKYKDEDWGKWPKSKWDEDQDSNGKNEKKEDKAQHQKGKAGYSKDDKESTGKFSAKDGKSESEKPIEPPKILCGPSPALLAKLRKKNEEVAGRPGFGKFGLKKQQKTALEKEAERMAAQFLKEEEESMPSEMAENKDAELDPFSKSIAAAKSIAIKLTGKALLPPSGEWLAYNENKTNPNLPPPTSPMVIRKSYTGVQNKPTPSADKSPAPVTGTQKGPTLSADLISKAFSGEEVQLKQTKDTPANPVDIFSIPVPVQSPTAAPKIVNSSQMKPVTPSQCVITLESDVAAPGVPEEEQKLTVILRPPPQLSSNARDPPPKTVKPKTTLAAGKAKDLFDIFYSGSAAVKTSVGGCVGDKHNFGFAPQDSGSTCRESNNKDKNARDVCQSKEPLKINDSKVPLRDEPLKNEESGVTQKELPKNEDSTVTLREEPLKNEEPVVAQKEVPKNEDSNLAQREESPKNKDSEVAQSEEPPKNEDSDLAQREESPKNADSEFAQTEESPKNEDSEVAQTEEPPKNEDSNISQREESPKIEDSEVAQSEEPPKNEDSNLAQREESPKNEDSEVAQTEEPPRNEELNVAQREESPKNKDSEFEQSFEDAILKPDLPNEDNAKEEDFDDQQVLKSVEISVGDITAMEVDSQDTMQTNNEEENPLEPEEPMAFSPLPGSFTEQINLDTFEFNFETL from the exons ATGTACCGCGGTTCTAGGCCGCACAGAGGCGGCTATCATCCCCCGCCGTCGCGTGGCTTCGGTTCCCGTCCTGGACCAGGCCATCCCCCGGATCCGTACCGCCGGCCGTCCCCGCGGAGAAGATACTCACCAGCCGATGAATACCGAGGAGGGAGACCTCCGCGAAGCTACGGG AGGTACAGCCCATCACCTCCTTGTGGTGGGCTCCCTGTTGATCACAGTCTGGTCATAACTGTGGGCAACGAGCTGACCCATCCAGGCGAAACGCCCTATGTCCG AGATTATGCTGCTGGGGAATCACAGTATAATAAGCCCCATTACTCTCCACGGAAGTCGAGCTATGATGGACACAGCGATAGAGGTTCGAGGAGGCGCAGTGTTAGTCGCGGCAGGAGCAGGGCGCGGAGTCGCAGTCCTGGCTACGGGCGCAGCAAAAGTCGCCCACGCAGCCGCAGCAGGAGTCGGAGCTACAGTCGTGGCAGGAGTCCTGAACGGGCGAAGAGCCGAGCACGTAGCAAGAGCAGAACCCGTGGGAGGAGCTACAGTAGAAGTCGAAGCAGAAGCGGAAGCCGTAGTCGCAGACAGAGTAGGGCCAGGAGCAGGGCACGGAGCAAGAGCCGGCCACGGAGCCGCAGTCGCGAAAGGAGCCGTAGCAGGGGGAGAAGCAGAGGACGGAGTCGTGCTAGGAGCTGGAGCCGCAGTGCTAGTCGTAGTGGTAGCAGAAGCAGCAGCGGCTCCAGTAGGAGTCGCCGCAGCAGCGTCAATAGGAGAGCCAAATCAGGTGATTTTAGGGTTAGGGAGGAGGACTTTACTGAGCTGGAGAAGGCCAGACGACGTAAAGAAATCCAGGATATGCTTGTACAGCCTGCAAAGTCAATTTTGAAGAAAAGAATGGATTCCTCCGAGACAGATTCTCCCATGCTAGTGCAG AATAGCGATTCCCCTCGAGGAAATCCAGATGGTGGTCTTTCACATGAGGCTGAACAACTTCTCTGTGCACTTTCCAAAACCATGGATCCAGACTTATTAGCATCCATGCTGGGTAAAAGCTCTGATAGTGGTGTTCTCGAAGAGCTGATTGGTAAGATCCAACCAGCTAGAGAGGGTGGAAGTGACATGCTCCTCCCTCAAGAGAAGGGAAGACAAGAGAAATCAGACCTCACACAGTTCCTTGGAATGATAGCTGAGGTCACCAAACCACAGAATGTAAAAAGGAGTCATCCAGATATTGAAGATGAGGAGAAGTTCCTCTATGGGGACGAAGAAGAAGAGGGCAATGAGGTGAAACCAGCAAATTCCAACTTTCCAGGCACAAGTTACCCACAGACTTGTGAGATGCAGATAAGAGAACCTTACACATTTGGCCATACTGGAGAAAATGTGATGAGCCTTTCGCATAGAGACAGtaggcagacagacaggcatCATCCCTCGGCCACACCTGAGGTACATGCCAAGGAAGGACCTAATGACTTCCCACCTGGCGTTGGGCCACAGGACATCAAGGTGAGGAAGGAGGTAGAGGAATATGAGAAGATACAAGACTTGCTGAAAACAATTGGCTTGGACCTGGGTGTGGCTGAGATAAGCAAGATGGCCGCTAGGACGCAAGCGCGCCTGCACGGTAACACCCCTGCGAAGACACCAACTCGTCGGCATTCGGATAGAAAGCACCGGAGCCGTAGCAGGAGCTACAGCAGCAGTAGCAGCAGGAGCTCCAGTCGGAGTCGGAGTAGCAGCCGAAGTAGAAGCAGAAGTCGTCGAAGCCGAAGTGGCAGTTTAGATCACACTTCAAGTCGCAGCAAGAAAAAAACGGTTTCCCCAGAAAAAACATCTCCACGCTTACATAGTCAGAACAAGAAAGATGCTCAACCTGCCATTGCTCAAGCAGAAAGCAGCTGGCCTACCACACCCACTGTCGGTCCTGGGACTCAGGCGTATCCCTCCCAACCCAGCCTCCCGGCACATCCCATGCCCCCATACCCCGGGCCACCCCCACGTGGGGTAATGCCACCTGACTACCCACCACGAGGTTACGATCACTATGGCAATTATGTTCCATATATGCCTCCGGGATGGCCGATGTACCCACCTCCAGGTATGCCGGTACCACCTCCTCCCAGTCCAATGGATCCCTACAGCCTCCCTAACATTGAGCGACCCTTTCTTAAAGTCATCAAAACTGTGCCGAATGAGAGTAAAGGCGACGATCTAAAAG CACCCCCTAAATCGGATCCTGTGGCCTCTAAAGCAATCACCAGTGGCATTCAGAGAAAAGAAATGGAAGATAAGAATACTGCTAGCCAAAAACAAAAG GTCATGGAAGAGCTTGAAAAGCTAAAAAAGGAGAAAGAAGTGCGACACAAGAGGAAAGAAAATCTCTTAAAGGATGTGGAGACATTGAGAAAGCAGCAAG GGGAGCTTCTTCGAAAGAAGCGAAGGGAGAAGGATGGGCACAAGGACCCTGTCCTCATCGACCTTGGTCAGCTCCAAGAAGATGCAATGGCCCAAATCTCTAAATTGCGTGCTGAACAGAGAGAGGCAGATCAAAAACATGAAGAGCTGGTCAAAGTGGCTCTTATTCTCGGTATAGACTACAAAGACTCAAAGATATCTGGGGACCATGGGCAGCAGCCCCTTCAAAGTAAGAAGGAGTCTGCCAGAAGCCCAGAGAAATCAGGGGCCAAAACCAGCACCTCATACAATAAG GTAGCCTCCTCAAAATCAAGAGCGTCTCCTGAAAAACCCAAGTCGCCTCTTCCGTCGAGCAGCCATTCCCTGGACACTGCTGCCGAGCAGTTCGAGTACTACGATGCAGGAAATCACTGGTGTAAAAACTGCAATGTTACCAGTGGTTCaatgtttgattatttcatgCATTTGCACAGCAAAACCCATAGGAAG ACTCTAGATCCTTATGACAGACCTTGGGCAAAATCAGAGAGTGAAAAGAAACCCCCAGCTGGAAAGAGGACTTCAAAGCCAGCCAAAG GCTCTGAGTTCTTGATCCCTGTAAGGGGATTCTTCTGCCACTTATGTGAAGAGTTTTTTGGTGATCCCATTTGTGCTGAGGCCCATGTCACCTGCCATGCTCACAATGAGAAATACAAG gcaaaaatgtatgaaaatccCCTCTATGAACAAAGGAGGAACCTGGACCGTCAAGCTGGCTTGGAGAGCCAAAAGAGTTCAGAGCACAAACGAAAACGTGAAGATGACGAACAGGATGATATGAAGAAATCCAAACACGGCAAAGGAAAAATGTCAAGTAATGAAGTGGAGACAAAACCACAGTACAGCAAGGAAGAGGAGTATAAGAATATCAAAGACAGCGAGAATAAACTCAAGGAGAAATACAAGAAAGAGGATATAGATAAACAGAAATACAAGAAGGAGGATGATGAGAGagccaaaataaaaaaggaagagGATGAGAGAGCTAGGTACAAAAAAGATGATGATGAGCGAAGCCGCTTCAGAAAAGAAGAGGAATACACATATAGGTACAGGAAGGAGGAAGGGGAGAGATCCAGGTATGAAGAGGACAGATTTAGAAAcagagatgatgatgatgaacacTATCGATATAGAGAAGAGGACGACAGATACAGATTTAGAAAGGATGATGACAGAGGCCGATATGGTAGAGAAGAGGAGAAGCCCAAGTATGGCAGAGAAGATGATAAGAAGTACAAATACACTCGGGAGGTCGAAGAGAAGAAGTCAAAATACAAAGATGAGGACTGGGGGAAGTGGCCGAAATCAAAGTGGGACGAGGACCAAGACAGTAAcggaaagaatgaaaaaaaggaAGATAAAGCTCAGCACCAGAAGGGCAAGGCTGGTTATTCCAAAGATGACAAGGAGAGCACAGGAAAGTTCAGTGCTAAAGATGGCAAATCAGAATCAGAGAAACCCATCGAGCCTCCTAAAATATTATGTGGCCCAAGTCCCGCCTTGCTTGCTAAACTTCGCAAGAAGAACGAGGAAGTTGCTGGTCGGCCTGGCTTTGGAAAGTTTGGTCTGAAAAAGCAACAGAAGACTGCTCTGGAGAAAGAGGCAGAGAGGATGGCAGCACAATTCTTgaaggaagaggaagagagTATGCCTTCTGAAATGGCAGAAAACAAGGATGCTGAGCTAGATCCTTTTTCCAAGTCTATAGCTGCGGCAAAATCCATTGCTATCAAATTGACAGGAAAGGCTTTGCTGCCCCCCTCAGGTGAATGGCTAGCATACAACGAAAATAAAACTAATCCTAATTTACCTCCTCCCACATCTCCCATGGTTATTAGGAAGTCTTACACAGGTGTGCAAAATAAACCAACACCATCTGCTGACAAATCTCCTGCACCTGTAACAGGAACTCAGAAGGGCCCAACATTGTCAGCAGACCTCATCTCTAAGGCATTTAGTGGAGAAGAGGTGCAATTAAAGCAAACAAAGGACACCCCTGCAAACCCTGTAGATATCTTCAGCATACCCGTACCTGTTCAGTCTCCCACTGCAGCGCCAAAAATTGTAAATTCCAGCCAGATGAAACCTGTTACTCCCAGTCAATGTGTTATTACTCTCGAGTCTGATGTGGCTGCTCCTGGAGTGCCTGAGGAGGAGCAGAAGCTCACCGTAATCCTTCGTCCTCCTCCTCAGCTTTCTTCTAATGCCAGAGACCCACCCCCCAAAACTGTAAAGCCAAAGACAACTCTTGCAGCAGGAAAAGCAAAAGATTTGTTTGACATTTTCTACAGCGGCAGTGCCGCAGTTAAAACCTCTGTCGGTGGCTGTGTTGGTGACAAACATAACTTTGGATTTGCTCCTCAAGACAGTGGCTCAACCTGCAGAGAGTCCAAcaataaagacaaaaatgctAGGGATGTTTGCCAGAGCAAAGAACCTCTCAAGATCAACGACTCAAAAGTTCCCCTGAGAGATGAACCTCTCAAGAATGAGGAGTCAGGAGTTACCCAAAAAGAACTCCCTAAGAACGAGGACTCAACAGTTACCTTGAGAGAAGAACCTCTCAAGAATGAGGAGCCGGTAGTTGCCCAAAAAGAAGTCCCCAAGAATGAGGACTCAAATCTTGCCCAGAGAGAAGAATCTCCCAAGAACAAAGACTCAGAGGTTGCCCAGAGCGAAGAACCCCCCAAGAATGAGGACTCGGATCTTGCCCAAAGAGAAGAATCTCCCAAGAACGCAGACTCAGAATTTGCCCAGACAGAAGAATCTCCCAAAAACGAAGACTCCGAGGTTGCCCAGACAGAAGAACCCCCCAAGAATGAGGACTCAAATATTTCCCAGAGAGAAGAATCTCCCAAGATCGAAGACTCAGAAGTTGCCCAGAGTGAAGAACCCCCCAAGAATGAGGACTCAAATCTTGCCCAGAGAGAAGAATCTCCCAAAAACGAAGACTCAGAGGTTGCCCAGACAGAAGAACCCCCCAGGAATGAGGAGTTGAATGTTGCCCAGAGAGAGGAATCTCCCAAGAACAAGGACTCAGAATTTGAACAATCCTTTGAGGATGCCATCTTGAAACCTGACCTTCCAAATGAAGATAATGCAAAAGAGGAAGATTTTGATGACCAACAAGTTCTTAAATCTGTTGAAATCTCTGTGGGAGATATAACTGCGATGGAAGTAGATAGTCAGGACACAATGCAGACAAATAATGAAGAGGAAAACCCTCTGGAACCTGAGGAACCCATGGCATTCTCTCCCCTTCCTGGTTCTTTCACTGAGCAAATAAACTTGGATACATTTGAATTCAATTTTGAGACTTTGTAA